A genomic region of Capra hircus breed San Clemente chromosome 19, ASM170441v1, whole genome shotgun sequence contains the following coding sequences:
- the DDX42 gene encoding ATP-dependent RNA helicase DDX42 isoform X2, whose protein sequence is MAENPTAGVVQEEEEDNLEYDSDGNPIAPSKKIIDPLPPIDHSEIDYPPFEKNFYNEHEEITNLTPQQLIDLRHKLNLRVSGAAPPRPGSSFAHFGFDEQLMHQIRKSEYTQPTPIQCQGVPVALSGRDMIGIAKTGSGKTAAFIWPMLIHIMDQKELEPGDGPIAVIVCPTRELCQQIHAECKRFGKAYNLRSVAVYGGGSMWEQAKALQEGAEIVVCTPGRLIDHVKKKATNLQRVSYLVFDEADRMFDMGFEYQVRSIASHVRPDRQTLLFSATFRKKIEKLARDILIDPIRVVQGDIGEANEDVTQIVEILHSGPSKWNWLTRRLVEFTSSGSVLLFVTKKANAEELANNLKQEGHNLGLLHGDMDQSERNKVISDFKKKDIPVLVATDVAARGLDIPSIKTVINYDVARDIDTHTHRIGRTGRAGEKGVAYTLLTPKDSNFAGDLVRNLEGANQHVSKELLDLAMQNAWFRKSRFKGGKGKKLNIGGGGLGYRERPGLGSESSDRGSNNNVMSNYEAYKPSTGAMGDRLTAMKAAFQSQYKSHFVAASLSNQKAGSSAAGASGWTSAGSLNSVPTNSAQQGHSSPDSPIASATKGIPGFGSPGNLSSAPVTYPSAGAPGVNNNTASGSNSREGTGGGNGKRERYTENRGGSRHSHGESGNRHGDSPRHGDGGRHGDGGRHGEGYRYPESSSRHADSRRHADGHPHGENRHGGGGGRHGESRGASDGRNGESRKESCNRESKMDPKVDSPKVDKMDSKTDKTPDGFAVPEPPKRKKSRWDS, encoded by the exons ATGGCAGAGAATCCAACTGCTGGTGTGGttcaagaggaggaggaagataaTTTGGAATATGATAGTGATGGAAATCCAATTGCACCTTCCAAAAAAATAATTGATCCTCTTCCTCCCATTGATCATTCAGAG ATTGACTATCCACCATTTGAGAAAAATTTTTACAATGAACATGAAGAGATAACCAACCTCACCCCACAGCAGCTAATAGATCTCCGGCATAAGCTCAACCTTCGG GTTTCTGGTGCTGCACCTCCTAGACCAGGAAGTAGTTTTGCTCATTTTGGGTTTGATGAACAACTTATGCACCAGATTCGGAAATCTGAGTACACACAGCCTACTCCAATACAGTGCCAG GGTGTACCTGTGGCATTAAGTGGTAGAGACATGATTGGTATTGCCAAAACAGGCAGTGGGAAAACTGCTGCCTTTATCTGGCCCATGTTGATTCATATCATGGACCAGAAAGAATTGGAACCAGGTGATGGACCGATTGCAGTGATTGTGTGCCCCACTAGGGAGCTCTGCCAGCAG ATCCATGCAGAATGTAAGCGGTTTGGGAAAGCATACAATCTTCGATCAGTGGCTGTGTATGGAGGAGGGAGCATGTGGGAACAGGCCAAGGCCCTTCAGGAAGGGGCAGAGATTGTTGTCTGTACACCA GGTCGACTGATTGATCATGTGAAGAAGAAAGCTACCAACCTTCAGAGAGTCTCCTACCTTGTGTTTGATGAAGCAGATCGAATGTTTGACATGGGATTTG agtACCAGGTGCGATCCATAGCAAGTCATGTCCGTCCTGACAGACAGA CTCTCTTATTCAGTGCAACTTTTCGGAAAAAGATCGAAAAGCTAGCCAGAGACATCCTGATTGACCCCATTCGTGTGGTACAGGGAGATATTGGAGAG gcAAATGAAGATGTGACTCAGATTGTGGAGATCCTCCATTCTGGACCTAGTAAATGGAACTGGCTCACCCGGCGTCTAGTGGAGTTTACCTCTTCAGGGAGTGTCCTCCTGTTTGTTACTAAGAAAGCCAATGCTGAAGAGCTGGCCAATAACCTTAAGCAGGAGGGTCATAATCTTGGCCTGCTCCATGGTGACATGGATCAGAGTGAAAGAAACAAGGTTATTTCAGACTTTAAGAAAAAGGACATCCCCGTCCTAGTGGCCACAGACGTTGCAG cccGTGGTCTGGACATCCCTTCAATTAAGACTGTCATTAACTATGATGTGGCACGAGATATTGACACCCATACTCATAGGATTGGCCGCACAGGACGAGCGGGTGAGAAGGGCGTGGCATATACCTTGCTGACACCCAAGGACAGCAATTTTGCAGGTGACCTTGTTCGGAACTTGGAAGGAGCCAATCAGCATGTTTCCAAGGAGCTCCTAGACCTGGCTATGCAG AATGCCTGGTTTCGGAAGTCCCGCTTCAaaggagggaaggggaaaaagCTGAACATTGGTGGAGGAGGCCTGGGCTACCGGGAGCGGCCTGGCCTTGGCTCTGAGAGCTCG gaCCGAGGAAGTAACAACAATGTAATGAGCAATTATGAGGCCTACAAGCCCTCCACGGGAGCCATGGGAGACCGGCTGACGGCGATGAAAGCAGCTTTCCAG tcacAGTACAAGAGCCACTTTGTTGCTGCCAGTTTAAGCAACCAGAAGGCTGGAAGCTCTGCGGCTGGGGCAAGCGGATGGACTAGTGCAGGGAGCTTGAATTCAGTTCCAACTAATTCAGCCCAGCAGGGCCACAGCAGTCCTGACAGCCCCATTGCCAGTGCCACAAAGGGTATCCCAGGCTTTGGCAGTCCTGGGAACCTCAGCAGTGCCCCGGTGACCTACCCTTCTGCCGGAGCTCCAGGGGTCAACAACAACACAGCTTCAGGGAGTAACAGCCGAGAAGGGACTGGGGGTGGCAATGGGAAAAGAGAGCGATATACTGAGAACCGGGGTGGAAGTCGTCACAGTCATGGAGAGAGTGGCAATCGGCATGGCGATAGCCCACGGCACGGAGATGGGGGTCGCCATGGAGATGGGGGTCGCCACGGAGAGGGATACCGCTACCCAGAGAGCAGCAGCCGTCACGCTGACAGCCGCCGTCATGCTGATGGTCATCCTCACGGAGAGAACAGGCATGGAGGGGGCGGAGGCCGACATGGGGAGAGCCGGGGTGCCAGTGATGGTCGGAACGGTGAAAGCAGGAAGGAAAGTTGTAATCGTGAAAGCAAGATGGACCCCAAGGTGGACAGCCCCAAGGTGGACAAGATGGACAGCAAGACAGATAAGACTCCTGATGGTTTTGCTGTCCCCGAGCCGCCCAAGCGCAAGAAAAGTCGGTGGGACAGTTAG
- the FTSJ3 gene encoding pre-rRNA processing protein FTSJ3 → MGKKSKVGKSRRDKFYHLAKETGYRSRSAFKLIQLNRRFQFLQKARALLDLCAAPGGWLQVAAKFMPVSSLIVGVDLVPIKPLPNVVTLQEDITTERCRQALRKELKTWKVDVVLNDGAPNVGASWAHDAYSQAHLTLMALRLACDFLGRGGCFITKVFRSRDYQPLLWIFQQLFRRVQATKPQASRHESAEIFVVCQGFLAPDKVDSKFFDPKFAFKEVEVQAKTVTELVTKKKPKAEGYAEGDLTLYHRTSVTDFLRAANPVDFLSKASEISLDDDELAQHPATTEDIRVCCQDIKVLGRKELRSLLNWRTKLRRYVAKKLKEQAKALDISLSSGEEEEGEEEESAAGTGPQPSEEEEEEEQLNRTLAEMKAQEVAELKRKKKKLLREQRKQRERVELKMDLPGVSIADEGETGMFSLRTIRGHQLLEEVTQGDMSAADTFLSDLPRDDIYISDGEDDDDASLDSDLDPEELAGVKEPQSLKDQKCVRFAEVEDDKEEEEENPLLVPLEEKAVLQEEQASLWFSKDGFSGIEDDADEALEISQAQLLFESRRKGQQPPPPPSSEETENKPPPCQGEAPKGAGAKGSEVALGPGEEERDGSSDSDSSSEDESWKSQRGKKRGRGPKSEDDDGFEVVPIEDPVKHRILDPEGLALGAVIASSKKAKRDLIDDSFSRYTFNEDEGELPDWFVQEEKQHRIRQLPVDKKEVEHYRKRWREINARPIKKVAEAKARKKRRMLKKLEQTKKKAEAVVNTVDISEREKVAQLRSLYKKAGLGKEKRQVTYVVAKKGVGRKVRRPAGVRGHFKVVDSRMKKDQRAQQRKEQKKKHKRK, encoded by the exons ATGGGCAAAAAGAGCAAAGTCGGGAAGAGCCGGCGGGACAAGTTCTATCACTTGGCGAAGGAGACCG GTTACCGGTCCCGCTCTGCTTTCAAGCTGATCCAGCTGAATCGCCGCTTTCAATTTCTGCAAAAAGCCCGAGCATTGCTGGACCTGTGCGCTGCACCGGGTGGATG GCTGCAAGTAGCTGCCAAGTTTATGCCTGTATCCAGCCTTATTGTGG gagtggATCTGGTCCCAATCAAGCCTCTTCCCAATGTGGTGACCCTCCAGGAGGACATCACAACAGAACGCTGTAGGCAG GCCCTGAGGAAGGAGCTGAAAACCTGGAAGGTTGATGTTGTGCTCAATGATGGGGCCCCCAATGTCGGGGCTAGCTGGGCCCATGATGCTTACTCACAAG CCCATTTGACGCTGATGGCTCTGCGTTTGGCTTGTGACTTTCTGGGCCGTGGTGGCTGCTTCATCACAAAGGTTTTCCGTTCCCGTGACTATCAGCCCTTACTGTGGATCTTCCAGCAGCTCTTCCGCCGCGTCCAGGCCACCAAGCCCCAAGCCTCTCGCCATGAATCTGCGGAGATCTTTGTAGTCTGCCAGG GTTTCCTGGCTCCTGACAAGGTTGACAGTAAATTCTTTGACCCCAAGTTTGCCTTCAAGGAAGTTGAAGTTCAGGCCAAGACTGTTACAGAATTGGTGACTAAGAAGAAGCCAAAG GCTGAAGGCTACGCTGAGGGCGACCTCACTCTCTATCACCGAACCTCCGTCACTGACTTCCTCCGAGCTGCCAACCCTGTTGACTTCCTCTCCAAAGCCAGTGAA ATCTCACTAGACGACGACGAGCTGGCCCAGCATCCAGCCACCACCGAGGATATTCGGGTGTGCTGTCAGGACATCAAAGTGCTGGGGCGCAAGGAGCTCAG GTCCCTGCTGAACTGGAGAACGAAGCTTCGGCGATACGTGGCCAAGAAGCTGAAAGAGCAAGCAAAGGCACTGGACATCAG CCTCAGCTccggggaggaagaggaaggagaggaggaggagtctGCAGCCGGGACTGGGCCACAGCcatctgaggaggaggaggaggaggagcagctgaACCGGACCCTGGCAGAGATGAAGGCCCAGGAGGTGGCAGAATTAAAGAG gaagaagaagaagctgCTGCGCGAGCAGAGGAAGCAGCGGGAGCGCGTGGAGCTGAAGATGGATCTTCCTGGGGTTTCCATCGCAGACGAGGGAGAGACTGGCATGTTCTCCCTGCGTACCATCCGGGGTCACCAG TTATTAGAGGAGGTAACGCAGGGGGACATGAGTGCTGCAGACACATTTTTGTCCGACCTGCCAAGAGATGACATCTATATATCAGATGGTGAGGATGACGACGACGCATCTCTGGATAGTGACCTCGatccagaggagctggcaggagtCAAAGAACCTCAGAGTCTAAAGGACCAAAAGTG TGTACGATTTGCTGAAGTGGAAGATgataaagaggaggaagaagagaatccACTGTTGGTACCACTGGAGGAAAAGGCGGTGCTGCAGGAAGAGCAGGCCAGCCTGTGGTTCTCCAAG GACGGCTTCAGTGGGATTGAGGACGACGCCGATGAGGCCCTGGAGATCAGTCAGGCCCAGCTGTTGTTTGAGAGCCGTCGCAAGGGGCAGCAGCCGCCACCACCGCCTTCCAGTGAGGAGACCGAAAACAAGCCTCCCCCGTGCCAGGGTGAGGCCCCTAAGGGGGCGGGGGCTAAGGGGTCAGAGGTTGCCCTTGGGCCTGGAGAGGAAGAGCGCGACGGCAGCTCTGACAGTGACAGCAGCAGCGAGGACGAGAG CTGGAAATCACAGCGTGGGAAGAAGCGAGGCCGTGGGCCTAAGTCAGAGGACGATGATGGGTTTGAGGTGGTGCCTATCGAGGACCCAG TGAAACATCGGATCCTGGACCCTGAAGGCCTTGCTCTAGGTGCAGTTATTGCTTCTTCCAAAAAAGCCAAGAGAGACCTCATAGATGACTCCTTCAGCCG GTACACGTTCAATGAGGATGAAGGAGAGCTTCCAGACTGGTTTGTGCAGGAGGAAAAGCAGCACAGGATACGACAGTTGCCCGTCGATAAGAAGGAAGTGGAACACTACCGGAAACGCTGGCGCGAAATCAATGCACGGCCCATCAAGAAAGTGGCCGAGGCCAAGGCCAGAAAGAAACGGAGG ATGCTCAAGAAGCTGGAGCAGACTAAGAAGAAGGCAGAAGCTGTGGTTAACACGGTGGACATCTCAGAACGGGAGAAAGTGGCGCAGCTTCGAAG TCTCTACAAGAAAGCCGGGCTTGGAAAAGAGAAACGCCAGGTCACCTATGTTGTAGCCAAAAAAGGTGTGGGCCGCAAAGTGCGCCGGCCAGCTGGGGTCAGAGGTCACTTCAAGGTGGTGGATTCAAGGATGAAGAAGGACCAAAGAGcacagcagaggaaggagcagAAGAAAAAGCACAAGCGGAAGTGA
- the PSMC5 gene encoding 26S protease regulatory subunit 8 translates to MALDGPEQMELEEGKTGSGLRQYYLSKIEELQLIVNDKSQNLRRLQAQRNELNAKVRLLREELQLLQEQGSYVGEVVRAMDKKKVLVKVHPEGKFVVDVDKNIDINDVTPNCRVALRNDSYTLHKILPNKVDPLVSLMMVEKVPDSTYEMIGGLDKQIKEIKEVIELPVKHPELFEALGIAQPKGVLLYGPPGTGKTLLARAVAHHTDCTFIRVSGSELVQKFIGEGARMVRELFVMAREHAPSIIFMDEIDSIGSSRLEGGSGGDSEVQRTMLELLNQLDGFEATKNIKVIMATNRIDILDSALLRPGRIDRKIEFPPPNEEARLDILKIHSRKMNLTRGINLRKIAELMPGASGAEVKGVCTEAGMYALRERRVHVTQEDFEMAVAKVMQKDSEKNMSIKKLWK, encoded by the exons ATGGCGCTTGACGGACCAGAGCAG ATGGAGCTGGAAGAGGGGAAGACAGGCAGTGGACTCCGCCAATATTATCTGTCCAAGATTGAAGAACTCCAG CTGATTGTGAATGATAAGAGCCAGAATCTCCGGAGGCTACAGGCACAGAGGAATGAGCTTAATGCAAAAG TTCGCCTGCTGCGGGAGGAGCTACAGCTGCTGCAGGAACAGGGCTCCTACGTGGGGGAAGTAGTCCGGGCCATGGATAAGAAAAAAGTGCTCGTCAAG GTGCATCCGGAGGGCAAGTTTGTCGTCGACGTGGACAAGAACATCGACATCAATGAT GTGACACCCAATTGCCGGGTGGCCCTCAGAAATGATAGCTACACTCTGCACAAGATCCTGCCTAACAAGGTGGACCCGCTGGTGTCCCTGATGATGGTGGAGAAGGTGCCAGACTCAACTTACGAGATGATTGGTGGATTGGACAAACAGatcaaggagatcaaagaagTGATTGAGCTGCCTGTGAAGCATCCTGAGCTGTTTGAAGCACTGGGCATCGCGCAGCCCAAG GGGGTACTGCTGTATGGACCTCCAGGCACGGGGAAGACGCTGCTGGCCCGGGCTGTGGCGCATCATACAGACTGCACCTTCATTCGTGTCTCTGGCTCTGAATTGGTACAGAAATTCATCGGCGAAG GGGCGCGGATGGTGAGGGAGCTGTTTGTCATGGCCCGAGAACACGCTCCATCTATCATCTTCATGGATGAAATTGACTCCATTGGCTCCTCGAGGCTGGAGGGGGGCTCTGGAGGGGACAGTGAAGTCCAGCGCACTATGCTGGAGCTGCTCAACCAGTTGGATGGCTTTGAGGCCACCAAGAATATCAAG GTTATCATGGCAACCAATAGGATTGACATCCTAGACTCAGCACTACTCCGCCCAGGGCGCATAGACAGAAAAATTGAATTCCCACCCCCCAATGAGGAG GCCCGGCTGGACATTTTGAAGATCCATTCTCGGAAAATGAACCTGACCCGGGGGATCAACCTGAGAAAAATTGCTGAGCTCATGCCGGGAGCGTCAGGGGCTGAAGTGAAG GGCGTGTGCACCGAGGCTGGCATGTACGCGCTGCGGGAGCGCCGAGTGCACGTCACGCAGGAGGACTTCGAGATGGCAGTAGCTAAG GTCATGCAAAAGGACAGTGAGAAAAACATGTCCATCAAGAAACTATGGAAGTGA
- the SMARCD2 gene encoding SWI/SNF-related matrix-associated actin-dependent regulator of chromatin subfamily D member 2 has product MSGRGAGGFPLPPLSPGGGAVAAALGAPPPPAGPGMLPGPALRGPGPAGGVGGPGAAAFRPMGPAGPAAQYQRPGMSPGSRMPMAGLQVGPPAGSPFGTAAPLRPGMPPTMMDPFRKRLLVPQAQPPMPAQRRGLKRRKMADKVLPQRIRELVPESQAYMDLLAFERKLDQTIARKRMEIQEAIKKPLTQKRKLRIYISNTFSPSKAEGDSAGTTGTPGGTPAGDKVASWELRVEGKLLDDPSKQKRKFSSFFKSLVIELDKELYGPDNHLVEWHRMPTTQETDGFQVKRPGDLNVKCTLLLMLDHQPPQYKLDPRLARLLGVHTQTRAAIMQALWLYIKHNQLQDGHEREYINCNRYFRQIFSCGRLRFSEIPMKLAGLLQHPDPIVINHVISVDPNDQKKTACYDIDVEVDDPLKAQMSNFLASTTNQQEIASLDVKIHETIESINQLKTQRDFMLSFSTDPQDFIQEWLRSQRRDLKIITDVTGNPEEERRAAFYHQPWAQEAVGRHIFAKVQQRRQELEQVLGIRLT; this is encoded by the exons ATGTCGGGCCGTGGCGCGGGCGGGTTCCCGCTGCCCCCGTTGAGCCCTGGCGGCGGCGCGGTTGCTGCGGCCCTGGGAGCGCCGCCTCCGCCAGCGGGACCCGGCATGCTGCCCGGACCGGCGCTTAGGGGGCCTGGGCCGGCTGGAGGCGTGGGGGGCCCCGGGGCCGCTGCCTTCCGCCCCATGGGCCCCGCGGGCCCGGCGGCGCAGTACCAG CGGCCTGGCATGTCCCCAGGGAGCCGGATGCCCATGGCTGGCTTGCAGGTGGGACCCCCTGCCGGCTCCCCCTTTGGCACAGCTGCTCCACTTCGACCTGGCATGCCACCCACCATGATGGACCCATTCCGAAAACGCCTGCTTGTGCCTCAGGCCCAGCCCCCGATGCCTGCCCAGCGCCGGGG GTTAAAGAGGAGGAAGATGGCAGATAAAGTTCTACCTCAGCGA ATTCGGGAGCTTGTCCCAGAGTCTCAGGCGTACATGGACCTCTTGGCTTTTGAACGGAAGCTGGACCAGACCATTGCTCGAAAGCGGATGGAAATCCAGGAGGCCATCAAAAAGCCTCTGACG CAAAAACGAAAGCTGCGGATCTATATTTCCAATACATTCAGTCCCAGCAAGGCAGAAGGTGACAGTGCaggaaccacagggacccctgGAGGAACCCCTGCAGGGGACAAGGTGGCTTCCTGGGAACTCCGAGTAGAGGGAAAACTGCTGGATGAT CCTAGTAAACAGAAGCGgaagttttcttccttctttaagAGCCTCGTCATCGAGCTGGACAAGGAACTGTACGGGCCGGACAACCACCTGGTAGAG TGGCACCGGATGCCCACCACCCAGGAGACAGACGGCTTCCAGGTGAAACGGCCTGGAGACCTGAACGTCAAGTGCACCCTCCTGCTCATGCTGGATCATCAG CCCCCGCAGTACAAGCTGGACCCCCGCCTGGCGAGGCTGCTGGGGGTGCACACGCAGACGAGGGCTGCCATCATGCAGGCCCTGTGGCTCTACATCAAACACAACCAGCTGCAGGACGGCCACGAGCGCGAGTACATCAACTGCAACCGCTACTTCCGCCAG ATCTTCAGCTGCGGCCGACTACGTTTCTCTGAGATTCCCATGAAGCTGGCAGGGTTGCTGCAGCATCCAGACCCGATTGTCATCAACCACGTCATCAG CGTGGACCCTAACGACCAGAAGAAGACAGCCTGTTACGACATTGACGTGGAGGTGGATGACCCGCTCAAGGCCCAGATGAGCAATTTTCTGGCCTCTACCACCAATCAGCAGGAGATCGCCTCCCTTGATGTCAAG ATCCACGAGACTATTGAGTCCATCAACCAGCTGAAGACCCAGAGGGATTTCATGCTCAGTTTTAGCACTGACCCCCAGGACTTCATCCAGGAGTGGCTCCGTTCCCAGCGCCGGGACCTCAAG ATCATCACTGATGTGACTGGGAACCCGGAGGAGGAGAGACGAGCAGCTTTCTACCACCAGCCCTGGGCCCAGGAAGCAGTAGGGAGGCACATCTTTGCCAAG GTGCAGCAGCGAAGGCAGGAACTGGAACAGGTGCTGGGAATCCGCCTGACCTAA